A region from the Triticum urartu cultivar G1812 chromosome 1, Tu2.1, whole genome shotgun sequence genome encodes:
- the LOC125551463 gene encoding pre-mRNA splicing factor SR-like 1 isoform X1: MEIQTSGKPIDMLMEKVLCMNILSSDYFKELYRMKTYHEVIDEIYNQVDHVEPWMTGNCRGPSTAFCLLYKFFTMKLTVKQMHGLLKHPDSPYIRAIGFLYLRYVADPKILWTWYEPYLKDDEEFSPGSNGRMTTMGVYVRDLILGQYYFDSILPRVPVPVVRQVTTNLEKMKLPTKLSGVTGDSRHGSEDTARRPPSVKASLSVSFGQRAPHRASTRDSSPVRRTVTQDDHRRSSSPFRRSVSREGPYNDRSSHDREGNRSSRDRDTDRSSRDRDTDHSSRDRDTGRSSHDRDTGRSSRHRERDRSSHDRKRDYDCDSRDCDYYRSRHSEERRDYRSERDNSRHRRSSSCHRSRSRSRSKSRSRSRSRNEHRSSPFGDISKEKAAAASSNLAKLKDLYGDVTEKKDDGDARRLHHDSCAEEVIRLGGPRWR; the protein is encoded by the exons ATGGAGATACAGACTTCAGGGAAGCCCATTGATATGCTGATGGAGAAGGTTCTCTGTATGAATATTCTTTCTTCTGATTACTTCAAGGAGCTCTACAGGATGAAGACCTATCATGAGGTCATTGACGAGATCTACAACCAAGTTGATCATGTGGAGCCTTGGATGACTGGCAATTGCAGGGGTCCTTCCACTGCATTTTGTCTCCTCTACAAGTTCTTCACCATGAAGCTTACTGTGAAACAGATGCATGGTTTGTTGAAGCATCCTGACTCCCCATACATTAGAGCT ATAGGATTTTTGTATCTTCGATATGTTGCTGATCCAAAGATCCTATGGACATGGTATGAGCCCTACTTGAAGGATGATGAG GAATTCTCCCCTGGATCTAATGGTCGCATGACAACCATGGGTGTATATGTGCGTGATCTTATACTTGGACAG TACTACTTTGATAGTATCCTTCCAAGAGTTCCTGTTCCAGTAGTTCGTCAAGTAACAACCAATCTTGAGAAGATGAAGCTGCCTACCAAGCTTTCTGGGGTGACTGGAGACAGTCGCCACGGATCAGAGGACACTGCCCGTCGCCCCCCATCTGTTAAAGCTTCTCTGTCGGTTTCTTTTGGACAGCGTGCGCCGCACCGTGCTTCCACACGGGATTCTTCCCCAGTGCGGCGAACAGTCACCCAAGATGATCATCGGAGATCATCTTCACCATTTCGTCGCAGTGTAAGTCGGGAGGGGCCTTACAATGACCGTTCAAGTCACGACCGAGAAGGTAACCGTTCAAGCCGTGACCGAGATACTGACCGTTCAAGCCGTGATCGAGATACTGACCATTCAAGCCGTGACCGTGATACTGGCCGTTCAAGCCATGACCGAGATACTGGCCGTTCAAGCCGTCACCGAGAGCGTGATCGTTCAAGCCATGACAGAAAGCGTGATTATGACTGTGACAGCAGGGATTGTGACTATTACAGGTCCAGGCATTCAGAAGAAAGAAGGGATTACCGAAGCGAGCGTGACAATAGTAGACACAGACGCTCCAGCTCATGTCATAGGAGCAGAAGCCGGAGTCGTAGCAAGAGCAGGAGCCGGAGTCGGAGCAGGAATGAGCATCGATCTAGTCCATTTGGGGATATAAGCAAAGAGAAGGCTGCTGCTGCCTCGAGCAACCTAGCTAAGCTGAAAGACCTGTACGGCGACGTAACTGAGAAGAAGGATGACGGTGATGCCAGGCGGCTTCACCATGATTCATGTGCCGAGGAGGTTATTAGGCTGGGAGGCCCTAGGTGGAGATAA
- the LOC125551463 gene encoding pre-mRNA splicing factor SR-like 1 isoform X2: MEIQTSGKPIDMLMEKVLCMNILSSDYFKELYRMKTYHEVIDEIYNQVDHVEPWMTGNCRGPSTAFCLLYKFFTMKLTVKQMHGLLKHPDSPYIRAIGFLYLRYVADPKILWTWYEPYLKDDEEFSPGSNGRMTTMGVYVRDLILGQKLCQLAGQIS; encoded by the exons ATGGAGATACAGACTTCAGGGAAGCCCATTGATATGCTGATGGAGAAGGTTCTCTGTATGAATATTCTTTCTTCTGATTACTTCAAGGAGCTCTACAGGATGAAGACCTATCATGAGGTCATTGACGAGATCTACAACCAAGTTGATCATGTGGAGCCTTGGATGACTGGCAATTGCAGGGGTCCTTCCACTGCATTTTGTCTCCTCTACAAGTTCTTCACCATGAAGCTTACTGTGAAACAGATGCATGGTTTGTTGAAGCATCCTGACTCCCCATACATTAGAGCT ATAGGATTTTTGTATCTTCGATATGTTGCTGATCCAAAGATCCTATGGACATGGTATGAGCCCTACTTGAAGGATGATGAG GAATTCTCCCCTGGATCTAATGGTCGCATGACAACCATGGGTGTATATGTGCGTGATCTTATACTTGGACAG AAACTATGCCAACTAGCTGGACAAATTTCTTAG
- the LOC125551463 gene encoding pre-mRNA splicing factor SR-like 1 isoform X3 — MEIQTSGKPIDMLMEKVLCMNILSSDYFKELYRMKTYHEVIDEIYNQVDHVEPWMTGNCRGPSTAFCLLYKFFTMKLTVKQMHGLLKHPDSPYIRADTWMNKVCKQ, encoded by the exons ATGGAGATACAGACTTCAGGGAAGCCCATTGATATGCTGATGGAGAAGGTTCTCTGTATGAATATTCTTTCTTCTGATTACTTCAAGGAGCTCTACAGGATGAAGACCTATCATGAGGTCATTGACGAGATCTACAACCAAGTTGATCATGTGGAGCCTTGGATGACTGGCAATTGCAGGGGTCCTTCCACTGCATTTTGTCTCCTCTACAAGTTCTTCACCATGAAGCTTACTGTGAAACAGATGCATGGTTTGTTGAAGCATCCTGACTCCCCATACATTAGAGCT GACACGTGGATGAACAAAGTTTGCAAGCAGTAG